A region from the Candidatus Buchananbacteria bacterium genome encodes:
- a CDS encoding DUF4430 domain-containing protein: MKLIVRAVIIVAIFIAGFFVGNQYQTIFDSSVKQTENQSTAINVMIDSGKEIKLYERVSIAENETVFELLKKIADENNLELGYKDFGGELGVMIESIGGVKNDVSSNGFWQYWVNNSYAQVGPSSYRIHAGDSITWKYVTNQF; encoded by the coding sequence ATGAAGTTAATCGTTCGGGCCGTCATCATTGTCGCGATTTTTATTGCGGGATTTTTCGTCGGCAATCAATATCAGACAATTTTTGACAGCAGTGTTAAACAAACTGAAAACCAATCAACAGCGATTAATGTCATGATTGATAGCGGCAAAGAGATTAAACTGTATGAAAGAGTTTCTATTGCCGAAAATGAAACGGTATTTGAATTATTGAAAAAGATTGCCGATGAAAACAATCTGGAGTTAGGCTACAAGGATTTTGGCGGTGAGCTGGGCGTCATGATAGAATCAATCGGCGGTGTTAAGAATGACGTTAGCAGTAACGGGTTTTGGCAGTATTGGGTTAACAATTCTTATGCTCAGGTTGGGCCAAGCAGCTATCGGATACACGCCGGTGATTCAATAACCTGGAAATATGTCACTAATCAATTTTAA